In one Kitasatospora cineracea genomic region, the following are encoded:
- a CDS encoding heavy metal-binding domain-containing protein, which produces MNTFDPTAQGVPADAMRRLAELQPGKPGSIFTSDLSVNEFLLVREAGFRPIGLVLGSSIYHVGIQLGRWGKNQELETLSQAMYHARELAMTRMEAEAATLGADGIVGVRLSVEARDFGADIAEFIAIGTAVKADHPAPGGTDWRNNKGQPFTSDLSGQDFWTLIRAGYAPLGMTMGTCVYHIAHQKMSSVFSNLGKNVEIEPFTQALYDARELAMARMQAEAEALGAEGIVGVQLNAHNHRWGGHTTEFFAIGTAVRPLREDHEIERPTMVLSLDG; this is translated from the coding sequence ATGAACACCTTCGATCCCACCGCGCAGGGCGTGCCGGCCGACGCGATGCGGCGGCTCGCCGAGCTGCAGCCCGGCAAGCCGGGCTCGATCTTCACCAGCGACCTGTCGGTCAACGAGTTCCTGCTGGTCCGGGAGGCCGGGTTCCGGCCGATCGGGCTGGTCCTGGGCAGTTCGATCTACCACGTCGGGATCCAGCTCGGCCGCTGGGGCAAGAACCAGGAGCTGGAGACGCTCAGCCAGGCCATGTACCACGCGCGCGAACTCGCCATGACCCGGATGGAGGCCGAGGCCGCGACCCTGGGCGCGGACGGGATCGTCGGCGTCCGGCTGAGCGTGGAGGCGCGGGACTTCGGCGCGGACATCGCCGAGTTCATCGCCATCGGCACCGCCGTCAAGGCCGACCACCCCGCGCCCGGCGGCACCGACTGGCGCAACAACAAGGGCCAGCCGTTCACCTCCGACCTCTCCGGCCAGGACTTCTGGACCCTGATCCGGGCCGGCTACGCACCGCTCGGCATGACCATGGGCACCTGCGTCTACCACATCGCGCACCAGAAGATGAGCTCGGTCTTCTCCAACCTCGGCAAGAACGTGGAGATCGAGCCGTTCACCCAGGCCCTGTACGACGCCCGCGAGTTGGCGATGGCCCGGATGCAGGCCGAGGCCGAGGCGCTGGGCGCCGAGGGGATCGTCGGGGTGCAGCTCAACGCGCACAACCACCGCTGGGGCGGCCACACCACGGAGTTCTTCGCCATCGGCACCGCGGTCCGCCCGCTGCGCGAGGACCACGAGATCGAACGGCCCACCATGGTGCTGAGCCTGGACGGCTGA
- a CDS encoding HNH endonuclease family protein, protein MRSRRTAAVAVLLLAPLALAGCTSAKKGPSGGAGSGSGSGAVSQGTNPLQNPDGTKPGLAPVTADADKKAGRDLIVQVRTADPGPKTGYDRDQFGPAWTDNVDGVPMGHNNCGTRDDVLARDGKGVERKDGSACVVTAMTIWDPYTGKTVQWTKQQPSKIQIDHVMPLSYDWQQGASQWEKAKRVQIANDPLNLIPADGSQNASKGDAGPASWLPANTEIRCSYAIRWAQVSLKYQLPVTPADKKTMLALCGG, encoded by the coding sequence GTGCGCTCCCGCCGTACCGCCGCAGTCGCCGTCCTGTTGCTCGCCCCGTTGGCCCTCGCCGGGTGCACCAGTGCGAAGAAGGGGCCGTCGGGCGGGGCGGGTTCCGGTTCCGGCTCCGGGGCGGTGTCGCAGGGCACGAACCCGCTGCAGAACCCGGACGGCACCAAGCCCGGCCTGGCGCCCGTCACCGCCGACGCCGACAAGAAGGCCGGACGCGACCTGATCGTCCAGGTCAGGACGGCCGACCCGGGCCCGAAGACCGGCTACGACCGGGACCAGTTCGGACCGGCCTGGACGGACAACGTGGACGGCGTGCCGATGGGGCACAACAACTGCGGGACCAGGGACGACGTGCTGGCCCGCGACGGCAAGGGCGTCGAGCGCAAGGACGGCTCCGCCTGCGTGGTCACCGCGATGACCATCTGGGACCCGTACACCGGCAAGACCGTGCAGTGGACCAAGCAGCAGCCGTCGAAGATCCAGATCGACCACGTGATGCCGCTGTCCTACGACTGGCAGCAGGGCGCCTCGCAGTGGGAGAAGGCCAAGCGGGTGCAGATCGCCAACGACCCGCTCAACCTGATCCCCGCCGACGGCTCGCAGAACGCCTCCAAGGGCGACGCCGGCCCGGCGTCCTGGCTTCCCGCCAACACCGAGATCCGCTGCTCGTACGCGATCCGCTGGGCGCAGGTGTCGCTGAAGTACCAACTGCCGGTGACGCCCGCCGACAAGAAGACCATGCTCGCGCTGTGCGGCGGCTGA
- a CDS encoding RNA-guided endonuclease InsQ/TnpB family protein — protein MQLRYSFRVYPTTGQRAALARAFGCARVVYNDALRAREDARSAGLPFPKAGDLSKALITGAKKTPERAWLGEVSAVVLQQSLRDLDAAYRNFFDGLKGRRPRMGVPRFKSRKDTRQVVRFTANARWRITPGGKLSLPKIGDLTVKWSRTLPSTPSTVTVVKDSAGRYFASFIVETDPAADLARMPDTDHVVGIDLGLAHFAVLSDGTKTDSPRFLRRAEKKLKKAQRALSRKEKGSRNREKARCKVARAHAQVADARREFHHRLSTKVVRENQAVAVEALSVKGLARTRMAKSVYDAGWSAFVAVLEYKAARYGRRFVRIGRFEPTSQVCSNCGVKDGPKPLHVRMWTCGACGAVLDRDVNAAVNVAKAAGLAVTACGAQVRRTPVPAPRSEAGTHPKRPTLPVWEQAGIPGP, from the coding sequence GTGCAGCTCAGGTACTCCTTCCGCGTCTACCCGACGACGGGTCAGCGGGCGGCGCTGGCGAGGGCGTTCGGGTGCGCGCGGGTGGTGTACAACGACGCTTTGCGTGCCCGGGAGGACGCCCGTTCGGCGGGGCTGCCGTTCCCGAAGGCGGGGGACCTGTCGAAGGCGCTGATCACCGGGGCGAAGAAGACCCCGGAACGCGCCTGGCTCGGCGAGGTGTCGGCCGTGGTGCTCCAGCAGTCCCTGCGGGACCTGGACGCCGCGTACCGGAACTTCTTCGACGGGCTGAAGGGCAGGCGTCCGCGCATGGGGGTGCCGCGGTTCAAGTCGCGCAAGGACACCCGGCAGGTCGTGCGCTTCACCGCCAACGCCCGCTGGAGGATCACCCCGGGCGGGAAGCTGTCCCTGCCGAAGATCGGTGACCTGACGGTGAAGTGGTCGCGCACGCTGCCCTCGACGCCGTCCACGGTGACGGTGGTCAAGGACAGTGCGGGCCGGTACTTCGCAAGCTTCATCGTGGAGACCGACCCCGCCGCCGACCTGGCCCGCATGCCCGACACCGACCATGTGGTCGGCATCGACCTGGGGCTTGCGCACTTCGCGGTCCTGTCCGACGGCACGAAGACCGACAGCCCGCGTTTCCTGCGCCGCGCCGAGAAGAAGCTCAAGAAGGCCCAGCGCGCCCTGTCCCGCAAGGAGAAGGGGAGCAGGAACCGGGAGAAGGCCCGTTGCAAGGTCGCCCGTGCTCACGCGCAAGTGGCCGACGCGCGGCGTGAGTTCCACCACCGGCTCTCCACGAAGGTCGTCCGCGAGAACCAGGCGGTGGCCGTGGAGGCGCTGTCGGTGAAGGGGCTCGCGCGTACGCGCATGGCCAAGTCGGTGTACGACGCCGGGTGGTCGGCGTTCGTGGCCGTGCTGGAGTACAAGGCCGCGCGCTACGGGCGGCGGTTCGTCCGGATCGGCCGCTTCGAGCCCACCAGCCAGGTGTGCTCGAACTGCGGCGTCAAGGACGGCCCCAAGCCCTTGCACGTCCGGATGTGGACGTGTGGGGCGTGCGGGGCCGTCCTGGACCGGGACGTCAACGCGGCGGTCAACGTCGCCAAGGCCGCCGGACTGGCGGTGACAGCCTGTGGAGCGCAGGTCAGACGGACACCCGTGCCCGCACCGCGCAGCGAAGCAGGAACCCACCCGAAGCGACCCACACTGCCGGTGTGGGAGCAGGCGGGAATCCCTGGCCCCTAG